The following are encoded together in the Paludisphaera mucosa genome:
- the serA gene encoding phosphoglycerate dehydrogenase: MTSVAYRVLVTDKLSEEGLALLRAEKDVEVVVDSKLAKDPKALKEALKDADGIAIRSGTQLTAEVLEGQTRLKAIVRAGVGVDNIDVPAATRQGIVVMNTPGGNTISTAEQTMALMLALSRNTARADASLKAGKWDRNSLTGVQLEGKTLGVVGLGRVGLAVAQRALGFEMKVLGYDPLLSAEKAQEHGVEFVHKLDDLWPQCDYITLHTPLTPETRHVVSAAAIASMRPTVRIINCARGGLIDDAALLEALNAGKVAGAAIDVFDPEPPPADDPIIAHPKTVVTPHLGASTEEAQVNVAVEAARLLCDYLIRGQVRFSVNTPTLDRAEMQDLRGHLDLAWRLGLLHAQMDRGAITKAVLTYRGDAALKNTKLLTACFAAGLMEASLAQSVNLVNALPFARERGLIIEEKIVDAPGDFGTLIQAEVTTDRKTYVAAGTLFGKEFLRLVRLGSFQLDAHFDGPLLTFTHNDRPGLIGFLGTTLGDRGVNIAQMNVGRERPGGEAIGVVNLDGIPTQDDLDAVAKHPDILSVRLIKLPAQGELPSWLGS; the protein is encoded by the coding sequence GTGACCAGCGTGGCGTACCGCGTGCTCGTGACCGACAAGCTCTCCGAAGAAGGCCTGGCGCTGCTGCGCGCCGAGAAGGACGTCGAGGTCGTCGTCGACTCGAAGCTGGCGAAGGACCCGAAGGCGCTCAAGGAGGCCCTCAAGGACGCCGACGGGATCGCCATCCGCTCCGGCACCCAGCTCACGGCCGAGGTCCTCGAGGGCCAGACGCGGCTCAAGGCGATCGTCCGGGCCGGGGTCGGGGTCGACAACATCGACGTGCCGGCGGCCACCCGCCAGGGCATCGTCGTCATGAACACGCCGGGCGGCAACACGATCTCCACGGCCGAGCAGACCATGGCCCTGATGCTCGCCCTGTCGCGCAACACCGCCCGGGCCGACGCCAGCCTCAAGGCCGGCAAGTGGGACCGCAACAGCCTCACCGGCGTCCAGCTCGAGGGCAAGACCCTGGGCGTCGTCGGCCTCGGCCGCGTCGGCCTGGCCGTCGCCCAGCGGGCGCTGGGCTTCGAGATGAAGGTCCTGGGCTACGACCCGCTGCTCTCGGCCGAGAAGGCCCAGGAGCACGGCGTCGAGTTCGTCCACAAGCTCGACGACCTCTGGCCGCAGTGCGACTACATCACCCTGCACACGCCGCTGACCCCCGAGACCCGCCACGTCGTCTCGGCCGCGGCCATCGCCTCGATGCGGCCCACCGTCCGGATCATCAACTGCGCCCGCGGCGGCCTGATCGACGACGCCGCGTTGCTCGAGGCCCTGAACGCCGGCAAGGTCGCCGGCGCGGCGATCGACGTCTTCGACCCCGAGCCGCCGCCGGCCGACGACCCGATCATCGCCCACCCCAAGACGGTCGTCACCCCCCACCTCGGCGCCTCGACCGAGGAGGCCCAGGTCAACGTCGCCGTCGAGGCCGCCAGGCTCCTGTGCGACTACCTGATCCGGGGCCAGGTCCGGTTCTCGGTCAACACGCCGACCCTCGACCGGGCCGAGATGCAGGACCTGCGCGGGCACCTGGACCTCGCCTGGAGGCTGGGCCTGCTGCACGCCCAGATGGACCGCGGCGCGATCACCAAGGCCGTGCTCACCTACCGCGGCGACGCCGCCCTCAAGAACACCAAGCTCCTGACCGCCTGCTTCGCCGCCGGCCTGATGGAGGCCTCGCTCGCGCAGTCGGTCAACCTCGTCAACGCGCTGCCGTTCGCCCGCGAGCGCGGGCTGATCATCGAGGAGAAGATCGTCGACGCCCCCGGCGACTTCGGCACGCTGATCCAGGCCGAGGTGACGACCGACCGCAAGACCTACGTCGCGGCCGGCACCCTGTTCGGCAAGGAGTTCCTGCGGCTGGTCCGGCTGGGCTCGTTCCAGCTCGACGCCCACTTCGACGGCCCGCTGCTGACCTTCACGCACAACGACCGCCCCGGCCTGATCGGCTTCCTGGGCACGACCCTGGGCGACCGCGGCGTGAACATCGCCCAGATGAACGTCGGCCGCGAGCGGCCCGGCGGCGAGGCCATCGGCGTCGTCAACCTCGACGGCATCCCCACCCAGGACGACCTGGACGCCGTCGCCAAGCACCCCGACATCCTCAGCGTCCGCCTCATCAAGCTCCCCGCCCAGGGCGAGCTGCCGAGCTGGCTGGGCTCCTGA
- a CDS encoding alkene reductase — protein sequence MGASTDLFTPVRIGPLELPNRIVMSPMTRIRADEGCVPSERMVRYYAQRASAGLIITEGTHPSPMGRGYTHPPGLHNDEQAAGWRKVTDAVHAAGGRIFVQLMHAGRVSHSSLLPGRALPVAPSAVAVAGSIHTFEGKAPFETPRALEADEIPAVVAEYRRAAELSIAAGFDGVELHAATGYLPNQFQVTGSNRRADAYGGSVEGRSRFTLEVIEALCDVRGADRVGIKIAPGFTVNDTFDDDPAATYTHLVRRLDPLGLAYLHVGYDSGYGRGTAPPFNPIDLLRPLYRGPILGVGGFTGATAATALAAGRVDLVVFGRPFISNPDLVERLRVGAELAPWDVHTFYGGDDHGYTDYPALASAN from the coding sequence ATGGGCGCTTCGACGGACCTGTTCACGCCGGTGCGGATCGGGCCGCTGGAGCTGCCCAACCGCATCGTGATGTCGCCGATGACCCGCATCCGCGCCGACGAGGGCTGCGTCCCCTCGGAGCGGATGGTCCGGTACTACGCGCAGCGGGCCTCCGCCGGCCTCATCATCACCGAGGGGACGCACCCGAGCCCGATGGGGCGCGGCTACACCCACCCTCCCGGCCTTCACAACGACGAGCAGGCGGCGGGATGGCGGAAGGTGACCGACGCCGTCCACGCCGCCGGCGGCCGGATCTTCGTCCAGCTCATGCACGCCGGCCGGGTGTCGCACTCGTCGCTGCTCCCCGGCCGCGCCCTGCCGGTTGCCCCGTCGGCCGTCGCCGTCGCCGGCTCGATCCACACGTTCGAGGGCAAGGCCCCCTTCGAGACGCCCCGGGCGCTGGAGGCCGACGAGATCCCGGCCGTCGTCGCCGAGTACCGCCGGGCGGCCGAGCTGTCGATCGCGGCGGGCTTCGACGGCGTGGAGCTGCACGCGGCGACCGGCTACCTCCCCAACCAGTTCCAGGTCACCGGCTCGAACCGCCGCGCCGACGCCTACGGCGGCTCGGTCGAGGGGCGGTCGCGGTTCACGCTGGAGGTGATCGAGGCCCTCTGCGACGTGCGGGGCGCGGACCGGGTCGGGATCAAGATCGCCCCCGGCTTCACCGTCAACGACACCTTCGACGACGACCCGGCCGCGACCTACACGCACCTCGTCCGGCGGCTCGATCCGCTGGGCCTGGCCTACCTGCACGTCGGCTACGACAGCGGCTACGGCCGCGGCACCGCCCCGCCGTTCAACCCCATCGACCTGCTCCGCCCGCTCTACCGCGGCCCGATCCTGGGGGTCGGCGGCTTCACCGGGGCGACGGCCGCGACGGCGCTGGCGGCCGGGCGCGTCGACCTCGTGGTCTTCGGCCGGCCGTTCATCTCCAACCCCGACCTCGTCGAGCGTCTCCGCGTCGGGGCCGAGCTGGCCCCCTGGGACGTCCACACCTTCTACGGCGGCGACGACCACGGCTACACCGACTACCCCGCGCTGGCGTCCGCGAATTGA
- a CDS encoding aldehyde dehydrogenase family protein, translated as MATATQPRRSKPAASYQTKMLIDGQFRDGVEGKTFATINPATEKEIAQVAEGTAADIDLAVKAARKAFDVGPWSKMDARDRGRLMYKLADLIEANIDDLAALESLDNGKPLKEARHGDLPLVVDCLRYYAGWADKLTGDTIPIRGNYFCYSKREPVGVVGQIIPWNFPMLMVAWKWGPALAAGCTVVMKPAEQTPLTALRMGELAMEAGFPAGVINIVPGFGEPAGAPLVAHKGVDKIAFTGSTEVGKIIMRNAAQTLKRVTLELGGKSPNIVFADADLDAAVDGAMLGLFLNQGQCCCAGSRLLVQDKIYDQMVDKLAAATEKRKVGDPFAADTDQGPQIDQTQFDKILGYIEKGKEQGARCVAGGERSGTEGYFIKPTVFADVKDEMDIAVEEIFGPVMQVLKFKDVDEVVHRANTTDYGLAAAVWSRDIAKAHSIADRLRAGTVWINCYDVFDAAAPFGGFKSSGIGRELGAKALDNYTEHKTVTVSLK; from the coding sequence ATGGCCACCGCGACCCAGCCTCGCCGCAGCAAGCCCGCCGCCTCGTACCAGACGAAAATGCTGATCGACGGCCAGTTCCGCGACGGCGTGGAGGGCAAGACCTTCGCGACGATCAACCCGGCGACCGAGAAGGAGATCGCCCAGGTCGCCGAGGGGACCGCCGCCGACATCGACCTGGCGGTCAAGGCGGCGCGGAAGGCGTTCGACGTCGGCCCCTGGTCGAAGATGGACGCCCGCGACCGCGGCCGGCTGATGTACAAGCTCGCCGACCTGATCGAGGCCAACATCGACGACCTCGCGGCCCTGGAGAGCCTCGACAACGGCAAGCCGCTGAAGGAGGCGCGCCACGGCGACCTGCCGCTGGTGGTCGACTGCCTCCGCTACTACGCCGGCTGGGCCGACAAGCTCACCGGCGACACGATCCCCATCCGCGGCAACTATTTCTGCTACAGCAAGCGGGAGCCCGTCGGGGTGGTCGGCCAGATCATCCCCTGGAACTTCCCGATGCTGATGGTCGCCTGGAAGTGGGGCCCCGCGCTGGCGGCGGGCTGCACCGTCGTCATGAAGCCGGCCGAGCAGACCCCGCTGACCGCCCTGCGCATGGGCGAGCTGGCGATGGAGGCGGGCTTCCCCGCCGGCGTGATCAACATCGTCCCCGGCTTCGGCGAGCCCGCCGGCGCGCCGCTGGTGGCGCACAAGGGGGTCGACAAGATCGCCTTCACCGGCTCGACCGAGGTCGGCAAGATCATCATGAGGAACGCGGCGCAGACCCTGAAGCGGGTGACGCTGGAGCTGGGGGGCAAGAGCCCCAACATCGTCTTCGCCGACGCCGACCTCGACGCGGCCGTGGACGGGGCCATGCTCGGCCTCTTCCTCAACCAGGGCCAGTGCTGCTGCGCCGGCAGCCGCCTGCTGGTTCAGGACAAGATCTACGACCAGATGGTCGACAAGCTCGCCGCGGCGACCGAGAAGCGGAAGGTCGGCGACCCGTTCGCGGCCGACACCGACCAGGGCCCGCAGATCGACCAGACCCAGTTCGACAAGATCCTCGGCTACATCGAGAAGGGCAAGGAGCAGGGGGCCCGCTGCGTGGCCGGCGGCGAGCGCTCGGGGACCGAGGGCTACTTCATCAAGCCCACCGTCTTCGCCGACGTGAAGGACGAGATGGACATCGCGGTCGAGGAGATCTTCGGCCCGGTCATGCAGGTGCTGAAGTTCAAGGACGTCGACGAGGTGGTCCACCGCGCCAACACGACCGACTACGGCCTGGCCGCCGCCGTCTGGTCGCGCGACATCGCCAAGGCCCACTCCATCGCCGACCGCCTGCGGGCCGGCACCGTCTGGATCAACTGCTACGACGTCTTCGACGCCGCCGCCCCGTTCGGCGGCTTCAAGTCCAGCGGCATCGGCCGCGAGCTGGGCGCCAAGGCCCTCGACAACTACACCGAGCACAAGACGGTCACCGTGTCGCTGAAGTGA
- the dusB gene encoding tRNA dihydrouridine synthase DusB, protein MSLREPSPLYPPVPPIAREPLRIGGVAVPSRFFLAPLAGYTSLAFRLAVRSLGGLGLATTDLVNARSLIEKRRRALELAETSEADRPLSIQIYGQVEAEMEQAARYVATHGATIVDINMGCPVRKVVKTGGGSALMCQTQLATDLVSAVVKAAGVPVTVKMRLGWDSQTLSAPALARAFEQVGVAAVIVHGRTRAQGFSGAVNREGIRAVVEAVDSMPIVANGDVRSIADAASMIADTGCAAVSIGRGALANPFFFRQLDCWTRTGEPGPDPTFEERLDFMSTHFHGLLERRGEHYACLQFRKILKWYYHFTRMPRKFYLELINLRSSAIFDEVAAAVRNEGPSSPLPGHFEAHVPVPSGPIEVW, encoded by the coding sequence TTGAGCCTTCGCGAACCCTCGCCATTGTACCCGCCGGTCCCGCCGATCGCCCGCGAGCCGCTGCGGATCGGCGGCGTCGCGGTCCCCTCGCGGTTCTTCCTCGCGCCCCTGGCCGGCTACACGAGCCTGGCCTTCCGCCTGGCCGTCCGCTCGCTGGGGGGCCTCGGGCTGGCGACGACCGACCTGGTCAACGCCCGCTCGCTCATCGAAAAACGCCGCCGCGCCCTGGAACTCGCCGAGACGAGCGAAGCCGACAGGCCGCTCTCGATCCAGATCTACGGCCAGGTCGAGGCCGAGATGGAGCAGGCGGCGCGGTACGTCGCGACGCACGGGGCGACGATCGTCGACATCAACATGGGTTGCCCCGTCCGCAAGGTCGTGAAGACCGGCGGCGGCTCGGCGCTCATGTGCCAGACGCAGCTCGCGACGGACCTCGTCTCGGCGGTGGTGAAGGCCGCGGGCGTGCCCGTGACGGTCAAGATGCGGCTGGGCTGGGACTCGCAGACGCTCTCGGCGCCGGCCCTGGCGCGGGCCTTCGAGCAGGTCGGCGTCGCGGCGGTGATCGTCCACGGCCGGACGCGCGCCCAGGGGTTCTCCGGGGCGGTCAACCGCGAGGGGATCCGCGCGGTGGTCGAGGCCGTCGACTCGATGCCGATCGTGGCCAACGGCGACGTCCGCTCGATCGCCGACGCGGCCTCGATGATCGCCGACACCGGCTGCGCGGCCGTCTCGATCGGCCGCGGGGCGCTGGCGAACCCGTTCTTCTTCCGCCAGCTCGACTGCTGGACCCGCACCGGCGAACCCGGCCCCGACCCGACCTTCGAGGAGCGGCTCGACTTCATGAGCACGCACTTCCACGGCCTGCTCGAACGCCGTGGCGAGCACTACGCCTGCCTGCAGTTCCGCAAGATCCTCAAGTGGTACTACCACTTCACCCGGATGCCCCGGAAGTTCTACCTCGAGCTGATCAACCTCCGCTCCTCGGCGATTTTCGACGAGGTCGCCGCCGCCGTCCGGAACGAGGGACCCAGCTCGCCCCTCCCCGGCCACTTCGAGGCCCACGTCCCGGTGCCGTCGGGGCCGATCGAGGTGTGGTGA
- a CDS encoding THUMP-like domain-containing protein translates to MTSYENDARRSTQDRRVRAPDESDAEFQVLSTDAGRALLVEVQAVKTPGPADLTRWRKGSAPEVVAAAIRLAEARRKAPAKFSRGERMWLDPVGLEQATAEAVAVHKARRFEADVVVDFCSGIGGDAIALAGRSQVLAVDRDQGMGRRVAWNADVYDRGGRVLPCRATAEAFPIPGGAWAHIDPDRRTSGRGRAVDAEGYVPGPAFLHALMRRAPGGAIKLGPASDFARFAEDEACEVEIVSLGGEAKEAVVWFGAAVSCRRRATKLPEGVTWTDRMGDEPWSEYPVVAPTSRWLYDPDPALSRAGLVDSFARDHGLGRIAADLPYLTSDAPLATPWLEAFEILGVHPLDLKKLRRLIDVDRLGPVSVKHRTTDLKPEALRPLLRHHGDSPTVLFLTGGAGPGRAIVTRKATLSTAGLPDDTAG, encoded by the coding sequence ATGACATCTTACGAAAACGACGCCCGACGCTCGACCCAGGATCGCCGCGTCCGCGCCCCGGACGAGTCCGACGCCGAATTCCAGGTCCTCTCCACCGACGCCGGCCGCGCCCTGCTCGTCGAGGTGCAGGCCGTGAAGACGCCCGGCCCGGCCGACCTGACCCGGTGGCGGAAGGGCTCCGCGCCCGAGGTCGTCGCCGCGGCGATCCGGCTGGCGGAGGCCCGCCGCAAGGCCCCGGCGAAGTTCTCGCGCGGGGAGCGGATGTGGCTCGACCCGGTCGGCCTCGAACAGGCGACGGCCGAGGCGGTCGCCGTCCACAAGGCCCGACGGTTCGAGGCCGACGTGGTCGTCGACTTCTGCTCGGGGATCGGCGGCGACGCGATCGCGCTGGCGGGGCGCTCGCAGGTCCTGGCCGTCGACCGCGACCAGGGGATGGGCCGGCGCGTCGCCTGGAACGCCGACGTCTACGACCGGGGCGGCCGCGTCCTCCCCTGCCGGGCGACGGCCGAGGCGTTCCCGATCCCCGGCGGGGCCTGGGCCCACATCGACCCCGACCGCCGCACCTCGGGCCGGGGCCGGGCCGTCGACGCCGAGGGCTACGTCCCCGGCCCGGCGTTCCTCCACGCCCTGATGCGCCGGGCGCCCGGCGGCGCGATCAAGCTCGGCCCGGCGAGCGACTTCGCCCGGTTCGCCGAGGACGAGGCGTGCGAGGTCGAGATCGTCAGCCTGGGGGGCGAGGCCAAGGAGGCCGTCGTCTGGTTCGGCGCCGCCGTCTCCTGTCGCCGTCGCGCGACGAAGCTCCCCGAGGGCGTCACCTGGACCGACCGCATGGGCGACGAGCCCTGGAGCGAATACCCGGTCGTCGCCCCGACCTCGCGATGGCTCTACGACCCCGACCCGGCCCTCTCGCGCGCGGGACTCGTTGACTCGTTCGCCCGCGACCACGGCCTGGGGCGCATCGCCGCCGACTTGCCCTATTTGACGTCCGACGCCCCGCTCGCCACCCCCTGGCTGGAGGCGTTCGAGATCCTGGGCGTCCATCCCCTGGACCTCAAGAAGCTGCGACGCCTGATCGACGTCGACCGCCTCGGCCCCGTCTCCGTGAAGCACCGGACGACCGACCTCAAGCCCGAGGCCCTCCGCCCCCTGCTCCGCCACCACGGCGATTCGCCGACCGTCCTCTTCCTCACCGGCGGCGCCGGACCCGGCCGGGCGATCGTGACGCGGAAGGCGACCCTCAGTACAGCCGGCCTTCCGGATGACACCGCCGGATGA
- a CDS encoding FtsK/SpoIIIE domain-containing protein — protein MPESPLVQKEVAALTDLEGLIAQRAKVETEVEQNFKRRRDREEQEHRQAAQELAARYKAESEALQSEYDKVRAAIVRKAQADTQATEAEYAQVKQKIEAQFKSERAKSKKASDESRWQSLAMYEAARDNTIKRRKSLDDALAASRRDLEHLQDVSEPVLGRSARLAGAEIAVEPTTTVKPPPPAEAPTEDGAELLAPPEPKGDPTKLDLLQEVVRKIDEELLALESLKLPNFLKISNFIWPFLLLGAAAGAGGWFATGNPTVAGVAAVAVAAASGAAAFVMLRKAAQPAVSRHYYPLKAYLEEGARLQEEAKDWIKTDTEARQKQADERREENYRTAEEKMMVRVAEAEARMGKALGEADVAYPARLAEIKRKRDDDLKKAEGHYPPKIQARKEKHEQETKAVQDRIRKEKEATKAAYDAAWADLIKTWTDGLARVGAIADDVNAESARRFLAWDGLKEVDGWQPPDEVPPALPFGRFKFDLGEFPHGRPTDERLKAAGPTEFDLPAFVPFPTQSSVLIKTGDQGRAEANRLLQSLMLRFLTSIPPGKVRFTIFDPVGLGENFAAFMHLADYQELLVTSRIWTEARDFDQRLEDLSAHMENVIQKYLRNEFESIEAYNVHAGEVAEPFRVLVVANFPSNFNETAARRLLSIVASGARCGVYALISVDPKLPMPAGLQLKDLEASCINLSWRDGKMGWRDDHFGRFPLTLDTLPESTYYSKLMHFMGDASKNANKVEVPFDFIAPTRDKFWTWDSGKIMEVPLGRAGATKYQPLLLGRGTSQHALVAGKTGSGKSTLLHALIVNAALRYSPDQLELYLIDFKKGVEFKVYAEKELPHAKVIAVESEREFGLSVLQRLDAELKYRGDLYRDHGAQDLKGFREAKPDMVMPRILLVVDEFQEFFVEDDKIAQEVSLLLDRLVRQGRAFGVHVILGSQTLGGAYSVGRATLGQMAIRIALQCSEADAHLILSEDNSAARLLTRPGEAIYNDANGMPEGNNLFQVVWLSDKRRIEYLQDMLDLAKAQNRPPATPIVFEGNLPADIHKNPLLNKLLEVAEWPAESPRYEQAWLGDAIAIKDPTVAVFRPQSGSNLLIIGQNGEAALAMMLMAGVAIAAQHPPKKRTGVKFYMLDGSPVDSWLAGKLGQLKDWLPHNVTNVTQRNLAASINEIACEIDRRRDHAGDADDQAPVYLVIYDLQRFRELRKSDDDFGFSSSSSFGEEKAPSPGKQFGDILREGPSFGVHTIVWIDSVNNMNRMFDRNALREFELRILFQMSANDSSTVIDSPAAGKLGENRALFYSEEENRVEKFRPYSLPDPEWAAEVKAKFAARPAPFEPEAPPEPEKKEPPEPTLPKENGFHSRYDDDAPPPFPRFEDIEAPPLPRYEDPVEAPADESKPDDL, from the coding sequence ATGCCCGAGTCACCGCTGGTCCAGAAAGAAGTCGCCGCGCTGACCGACCTGGAGGGCCTGATCGCCCAACGGGCCAAGGTCGAGACCGAGGTCGAGCAGAACTTCAAGCGCCGCCGCGACCGCGAGGAGCAGGAGCACCGCCAGGCCGCGCAGGAGCTCGCGGCCCGGTACAAGGCCGAGAGCGAGGCCCTCCAGTCCGAGTACGACAAGGTCCGCGCCGCCATCGTGCGCAAGGCCCAGGCCGACACCCAGGCGACCGAGGCCGAGTACGCCCAGGTCAAGCAGAAGATCGAGGCCCAGTTCAAGTCCGAGCGGGCCAAGTCGAAGAAGGCCAGCGACGAGTCGCGCTGGCAGTCGCTGGCGATGTACGAGGCCGCCCGCGACAACACCATCAAGCGCCGGAAGTCGCTGGACGACGCCCTGGCGGCGTCGCGCCGCGACCTGGAGCACCTGCAAGACGTCTCCGAGCCCGTGCTGGGCCGCTCCGCCCGGCTCGCCGGGGCCGAGATCGCCGTCGAGCCGACGACGACCGTCAAGCCCCCGCCCCCCGCCGAGGCCCCCACCGAGGACGGCGCCGAGCTGCTCGCCCCCCCCGAGCCCAAGGGCGACCCGACCAAGCTCGACCTGCTCCAGGAGGTCGTCCGCAAGATCGACGAGGAGCTGCTCGCCCTCGAGTCGCTCAAGCTCCCCAACTTCCTGAAGATCTCGAACTTCATCTGGCCCTTCCTGCTCCTGGGCGCGGCGGCGGGCGCCGGCGGGTGGTTCGCGACCGGCAACCCGACCGTGGCGGGCGTCGCGGCGGTCGCGGTCGCGGCGGCCTCCGGCGCGGCGGCCTTCGTGATGCTCAGGAAGGCCGCCCAGCCGGCCGTCTCGCGGCACTACTACCCGCTGAAGGCCTACCTGGAGGAGGGCGCCCGGCTCCAGGAAGAGGCCAAGGATTGGATCAAGACCGACACCGAGGCCCGCCAGAAGCAGGCCGACGAGCGCCGCGAGGAGAACTACCGGACCGCCGAGGAGAAGATGATGGTCCGCGTCGCCGAGGCCGAGGCCCGCATGGGCAAGGCGCTCGGCGAGGCCGACGTCGCGTATCCCGCCCGCCTCGCCGAGATCAAGCGGAAGCGCGACGACGACCTCAAGAAGGCCGAGGGCCACTACCCCCCCAAGATCCAGGCCCGCAAGGAGAAGCACGAGCAGGAGACCAAGGCGGTCCAGGACCGGATCCGCAAGGAGAAGGAGGCCACCAAGGCCGCCTACGACGCCGCCTGGGCCGACCTGATCAAGACCTGGACCGACGGCCTGGCCCGCGTCGGCGCGATCGCCGACGACGTCAACGCCGAGTCCGCCCGGCGGTTCCTCGCCTGGGACGGCCTCAAGGAGGTCGACGGCTGGCAGCCCCCCGACGAGGTTCCCCCCGCCTTGCCCTTCGGCCGCTTCAAGTTCGACCTCGGCGAGTTCCCCCACGGCCGGCCGACCGACGAACGCCTGAAGGCCGCCGGCCCCACCGAGTTCGACCTGCCGGCCTTCGTCCCGTTCCCGACCCAGAGCTCCGTCCTCATCAAGACCGGCGACCAGGGCCGGGCCGAGGCCAACCGGCTCCTCCAGAGCCTGATGCTCCGGTTCCTGACCTCGATCCCCCCCGGCAAGGTCCGGTTCACCATCTTCGACCCCGTCGGCCTGGGCGAGAACTTCGCCGCCTTCATGCACCTGGCCGACTACCAGGAACTGCTCGTCACCAGCCGGATCTGGACCGAGGCCCGCGACTTCGACCAGCGCCTGGAGGACCTCTCCGCCCACATGGAGAACGTCATCCAGAAGTACCTGCGCAACGAGTTCGAGTCGATCGAGGCGTACAACGTGCACGCCGGCGAGGTCGCCGAGCCGTTCCGGGTTTTGGTCGTCGCCAACTTCCCCAGCAACTTCAACGAGACCGCCGCGCGGCGGCTGCTGAGCATCGTCGCCAGCGGCGCCCGCTGCGGCGTCTACGCCCTGATCTCGGTCGACCCGAAGCTCCCCATGCCCGCCGGGCTCCAGCTCAAGGACCTGGAGGCGAGCTGCATCAACCTGAGCTGGCGCGACGGCAAGATGGGCTGGCGCGACGACCACTTCGGCCGCTTCCCGCTGACGCTCGACACGCTCCCCGAGTCGACCTACTACAGCAAGCTCATGCACTTCATGGGCGACGCGTCCAAGAACGCCAACAAGGTCGAGGTCCCGTTCGACTTCATCGCCCCGACCCGGGACAAGTTCTGGACCTGGGACAGCGGCAAGATCATGGAGGTCCCCCTCGGCCGCGCCGGGGCCACCAAGTACCAGCCGCTGCTGCTGGGCCGCGGCACCTCGCAGCACGCGCTCGTCGCCGGCAAGACGGGCTCCGGCAAGTCGACCCTGCTGCACGCCCTGATCGTCAACGCGGCCCTGCGGTACAGCCCGGACCAGCTCGAGCTGTACCTGATCGACTTCAAGAAGGGCGTCGAGTTCAAGGTCTACGCCGAGAAGGAGCTGCCGCACGCCAAGGTCATCGCCGTCGAGTCCGAGCGCGAGTTCGGCCTGAGCGTGCTCCAGCGGCTCGACGCCGAGCTGAAGTACCGCGGCGACCTCTACCGCGACCACGGCGCCCAGGACCTGAAGGGCTTCCGCGAGGCCAAGCCCGACATGGTCATGCCCCGCATCCTGCTCGTCGTCGACGAGTTCCAGGAGTTCTTCGTCGAGGACGACAAGATCGCGCAGGAGGTGTCGCTGCTGCTCGACCGCCTGGTCCGTCAGGGTCGTGCGTTCGGCGTCCACGTGATCCTGGGCTCGCAGACGCTCGGCGGCGCCTACTCGGTCGGCCGGGCGACCCTGGGCCAGATGGCCATCCGCATCGCCCTGCAATGCTCCGAGGCCGACGCCCACCTGATCTTGAGCGAGGACAACAGCGCCGCCCGGCTGCTGACCCGCCCCGGCGAGGCGATCTACAACGACGCCAACGGCATGCCCGAGGGCAACAACCTGTTCCAGGTCGTCTGGCTCTCCGACAAGCGCCGCATCGAGTACCTGCAGGACATGCTCGACCTGGCCAAGGCCCAGAATCGGCCCCCGGCCACGCCGATCGTCTTCGAAGGCAACCTGCCGGCCGACATCCACAAGAACCCGCTGCTCAACAAGCTCCTCGAGGTCGCCGAGTGGCCCGCCGAGTCGCCGCGCTACGAGCAGGCCTGGCTCGGCGACGCGATCGCGATCAAGGACCCGACGGTCGCCGTGTTCCGCCCCCAGTCGGGCTCGAACCTGCTGATCATCGGCCAGAACGGCGAGGCCGCCCTGGCGATGATGCTGATGGCCGGCGTCGCCATCGCCGCCCAGCACCCGCCCAAGAAGCGGACGGGCGTGAAGTTCTACATGCTCGACGGCTCGCCGGTCGACTCGTGGCTCGCCGGCAAGCTCGGCCAGCTCAAGGACTGGCTGCCCCACAACGTGACCAACGTCACCCAGCGCAACCTGGCGGCCTCGATCAACGAGATCGCCTGCGAGATCGACCGCCGCCGCGACCACGCGGGCGACGCCGACGACCAGGCGCCGGTCTACCTGGTCATCTACGACCTCCAGCGGTTCCGCGAGCTTCGCAAGTCGGACGACGACTTCGGCTTCTCCTCCAGCAGCAGCTTCGGCGAGGAGAAGGCCCCGTCGCCCGGCAAGCAGTTCGGCGACATCCTCCGCGAGGGCCCGAGCTTCGGCGTCCACACGATCGTCTGGATCGACAGCGTCAACAACATGAACCGGATGTTCGACCGCAACGCCCTCCGCGAGTTCGAACTCCGCATCCTCTTCCAGATGAGCGCCAACGACTCCAGCACGGTCATCGACTCGCCGGCCGCCGGCAAGCTCGGCGAGAACCGGGCCCTCTTCTACAGCGAGGAGGAGAACCGGGTCGAGAAGTTCCGCCCCTACAGCCTCCCCGACCCCGAGTGGGCCGCCGAGGTCAAGGCGAAGTTCGCCGCCCGCCCGGCCCCCTTCGAGCCCGAGGCCCCGCCCGAGCCCGAGAAGAAGGAGCCGCCCGAGCCGACGCTCCCCAAGGAGAACGGCTTCCACAGCCGCTACGACGACGACGCCCCCCCGCCGTTCCCCCGCTTCGAAGACATCGAGGCGCCGCCGCTCCCCCGCTACGAAGACCCCGTCGAGGCTCCCGCGGACGAGTCCAAGCCCGACGACCTCTGA